A window from Cryptomeria japonica chromosome 1, Sugi_1.0, whole genome shotgun sequence encodes these proteins:
- the LOC131039758 gene encoding protein PXR1-like, producing the protein MAPSRFFQLSNEAFVSSLIPSSSDLDDKDHVVETGDRRRSQRLASKGATKKKNKNQKTVETKDDIDEGEGGNVASKNFMQKVDPVIRMIDELDIEVVRDEGIVVEGVDKDKKSDKKKKKKKKDKGLYPEEEDHHEKQKEEEAKPTNHPREDELQALKCEVRELRNHLDNFGADKEI; encoded by the exons ATGGCCCCTTCCAGATTCTTCCAACTTTCTAATGAAGCTTTTGTTTCCTCTCTGATTCCCTCTTCCTCT GATTTAGATGACAAAGACCATGTTGTGGAAACAGGGGATAGGAGAAGGTCCCAAAGGCTTGCCTCCAAGGGTGCTACCAAGAAAAAGAATAAGAACCAGAAAACTGTTGAAACTAAAGATGATATTGATGAGGGTGAGGGTGGCA ATGTGGCCTCAAAGAACTTTATGCAGAAGGTGGACCCTGTTATTAGGATGATTGATGAGCTAGACATCGAGGTTGTGAGAGATGAAGGGATTGTTGTGGAAGGTGTGGATAAGGACAAGAAGagtgacaagaaaaagaaaaagaagaaaaaggacaagGGTTTATATCCCGAGGAAGAGGATCATCACgaaaagcaaaaggaagaggaAGCGAAGCCCACAAATCACCCCAGGGAGGACGAGTTGCAGGCCCTCAAATGCGAAGTTCGTGAGCTGAGGAACCACCTTGACAATTTTGGGGCGGATAAGGAAATCTAG